The sequence below is a genomic window from Gossypium hirsutum isolate 1008001.06 chromosome A11, Gossypium_hirsutum_v2.1, whole genome shotgun sequence.
TAACGTGTGCCATAAGTGTAGCGAGAGGCAATACACTCTCCTGTACACCAACATGTCCTAGTGAATGGAGCACaactcgacattcccttatcacTTTACATGTCCtagggcctcaacgcccaaaatcaCAGAAACAGAGAGGTGATTACTCACAATCCTTTGGTATACCAATATATCCAACATGGCTCGCAAATGAGCACGCACAAATACATATCACAGAGAGCTCACAAAGGGAGCTTGCACAGAATTTTATCACATAGAACTCGCATAAAGAGctcacttgaaaacacttgtAAAGAGCTTGTACAAAAGCTcttaaaaaataatgtataaaatcgTACTTAAAAACGTTTCTAGAAAACATAAGCTCACATAGGAGCTCGCATAAAacttagtttttaaaatatatctcaaaatcgtatttttgaaaatagattcCTAGATCTTGAAAATAGGGTTTTGTCAAAAACTTACTTTTAAAACTTAGTTTGAAAACAAGTTCTTGGAATCCATCATAGTTCGCACACAAGATACGAAGCTTAAACATTTATACAGAAAAACATATTGGTTAGTACATACTTATGACGACCTAGATCACTCACCGAAAAACTGAGAAACTTAAACAAGCTTGGCTTTACCTTTATCTTTGCTAGTAAATGGTCCGGCTGGTTCGcaacatacataaacacacaACTTAAACAGACAAAACTTACAGAATTCACACATGCAAGCAAACTTAGCTTACTGGAAATCATACCTAACAGGATAGAGACTTAACATGGGTGCTACGAACTGAACTTAGAATAGAAACTTTGATGGAAGAATATCGATGGAAGATTTTCACAGAATTAAGGGTTATATTTATAGACTTAAGAGTTCTTGTAATCTAAGGATACCCTACTTGACTTAGGAAAGACGTTACTTACACGTGAAGTATTCCTAAATACACTATATCTTTATTTCCTAATTTGAGTCTAACTTTATCTTTGATTGTCGAACCCTAGTTCGCAACTCAACTGGCAAACCCCCAATTCGCCAAACAGGCTAGTGAACACTAGCTCACCATCACATTGGCGAATCCCTTGCAATGAACGTGGTGAACCCCTTACCATATCTTTTGGCGTACACTGCTATTGTCGAACTCCTTGCTGATACTCTTTTGGTGAACTCCCAGCTCGTCGAAGCCTTGACGAACCCCTTGTTCACCGAAGCACTGGCGAACCCTCatttcacgaagccaaaacttcCAAGCCCGACCTCGGGATATTACAAGCTAAGTGTCAAACCAGTCCATATCTGAGTCCATGGCAGCTTTTACAACATGGTGAAGGAATAGAACAACAATACTTGCAAGTATATTAGGGCTAGGAAGAAAAAAGTGATGGCAAGGTTAAATAGGATCCAACGGGCAATGGAAACTCATCAAACAAGAAACTCGATTGCTTTGAGGGCTAAACTTCAACAAGAGTCAAAAGAAATTCTTGGCTATGAGGAACTTATCAGGAAACAGAAAACCAAAGCGGACTAGCTTGAATTTAGGGATTAGAATACAAATTATCTTCATAGTAGAATTATGTCTCCTAGAAGGCATAATTATATAAATTCGTTATGGTTAGAAAAGGAATGGTGTTATAAGGgatgagcaaaattcgattcgatttgaaaaaatcaaaaaaaaaattgaagttcaaGTTATAAtcaaatcgagttattcgagtcaacttgaataagtaattcaagtttcaagtttgagtcgagttaaattttacaattcgaataactcaaataatttgaataatagattggtgtaaatagCATTTTGGTTCCTGTCCattttaaaaatgagtaaattggtctctctaaacaaaaattaccaaaaaaaattcaaaatgtttataaaaatttcaaaatttatattttttaaaaattataaatatatataaagaaagttaaaaaattctaaaataataattttggaatctaaatatattaattagtgGTTCAGTTTATCaatttaggatgataaaatagaactcatgaatttgattaactcaaaattttttcactcgattcaattAGACGCTCACCCCTAACAATGATGATAAGTTAAAAAATGCAACGATTGCTTTCTTTTAGTAAGCTATATTCGATGAAAGAAACTATTATAGCAagttttttatttctaattgttTTCCAAATATTAGAAAGGAAGATATTGAGTTTCTTAATTCGAGAGTGATTGAAGTGGAGAGCAATTCAATCTTGTTTGATATTGTACCTTTGAAGGCACCAAGTAGGGATGGTTTACATGCAAAATTTTTCCAAAGTCAATGAGATATGGTTGTGCCTTAGGTATGCGAGATGGTTAAATAGTTTTTAAGGGAGGTGTTTTAGAGCCATGAGTTGAATTTTGGTGAAGGGTGTTTAAGAAGTGATTTACCTTATAatggataatataatttttgtttaaGAAGTGATTCACTTTATGCTCATAAAGAAGAGTCGTATTAATTGGATGACAATTAAAGTAGATTTGAAAAAGGTTTGTGACGAAATCCGTTAGGAATTTCTTGAAAACACTTTGAGGGATGCTAATATTTTGCATAGCTTTATAAGTATTATTTTGCATCCCATAATTTCTTCTTCAATATAGTTTTATGGAATGGCTTGTTAAAGAAAGAGTTTGTCTTTCTCAAGAAATAAGGATTTAGGATTTAGGAAATAAGAGAGAGACCAAATATCACTATATCATTTCATTTTGGGGATGGAGCATTTGAGCCACATTAATTTAAAGCATGTGGAAGATGAGTGGAAATTACTCAAGCTATCAAGAAATTGTCAAccaatttcacatcttttttttgCGGAAGATCTGATCCTATTTTGAAATCAAACTTAATCCAAGCAAATATTATTGATTCTCTCTTgaaacaatttattatttttcaagtcACAAAATTAATGCTTACAAGACTTAGGTATATTTTTTACCAACACAGGGAGCAATGCTCAATATGCAATCGTTACAAGGTTTGGGTTCAAGGGGGTTGATGATATGGGAACTTATCTAGGGATGCTACTATTCCACAAAATAGTCTCTAAGATACATACCATTTCGTAGTAGATAAAGTTCATAAGAGATCAGAAGTTGGAATGCTAGCCTACTTTCTATGGCTTGTAGAGTAGGGATGTTCAAACGGTTAATCAAACCAAATTattattaaccgaattaattaaattttttaatcctttaactGTTAACAGaactaaaaatttttcaaaaaaattaaccgaataggaatattttggttaattcagttggttaaccgaattaaccgaaatttatatgttttttttaaaacaagtataaaacatataaaaaaattgataatgttcattcgaccgaattaaccaaattaactgaaatagtaatagcctaatacatataatatataatattatttattaagttcggttaattaccatatttcgaaccgaattaatcgttaacaaaaattctaataaaaaacTTTAATCGACCTTCGACCGAACTAGATCGATTAaccaattaattaattgaattaaatcaattcaatcgattaattcaattttaactaaaatttaaacacCCTGCTAATTACTATTTCTAATTATTTCATGCAAACGACATTACTTCTGGCAAGCATTTGTAGTGAGATTGAAAAGTCGGTGAGAAGTTTTGTCGGATAATAACTGAAAAGCAGCTAAATGAGATACGTGTTATCAATCAATTCATAATGGCAAATGCGAGAGCTCATTCATCCTCAAATTAGGCTTTAATCTATTGGCGAACTATGAGGCTCTCTTGGTCCAATTTCTTAAAAGCAAAATATAATTTTGGTGAAGGATGCCACAAAAAACTGATAGCTTGAATTGTTCTTTAATTTGGGGATCCTTGATGAGGTCTTGGGATAGAATAAGAGAGCATTTATTGGTCAATCAGTGATGGTGCGCATACCAAGTTCTAGGTTGATACATGGATGCCGGGGCTTGGCCCAATAAAGGACTACTACCTCAACTcatattacattgatgatgagaTGAAGGAACGAGTTATGAGGGGTGTTGGAATTGGGAGTTTTTGGAGCAAGTCTTCAGTCTGCAAACTCCCGTACACATAGCGAGAATTAGGCCACCTTAGATGAGGGCAGGATCGGATATGTGTGTATGGCGTTGTGTCAATAATGGTAGATTCTCAGTCGCAAAAGCCTATAGATATTTAGCAGAGAAAACTTGGGAACCATTTGATAATCGATGGCTTCAAGTATGGAGATTACAAGCTGCTCAATGCTGTGGATTGCTTTGTGAGGGAAGCTTCTATCTTAAGAATGCAGGTCATGTTTTGGAGAATGCCATGTTGGACGGCATTATTTGGGATAAATTTGCACCTCAAAATGTCATATTCCAAGTTTTTTCACTGATAGGTTTGCCAAAAATACTAGCGGTAGTTGTTTTTGATGTTGGAGAGGACTTTAATTCCGAAGGAGTGGATAACAAAAACGAATCCTGTAGGCTGTAACGCTTCTGCGCAAAGGTTAGTCGAGCAGATAGGTTGGAGATCTCCCCAAGTGGAACTGACTGAAACCGAATGCGGATGGAACAGTCAACTCAAGTAACACATCTGCATCTGCATCTGCATCAGCATCAGCTGGGGGAGTGCAGTGGATAATGAGAATAGAGGTTGTTCTCTATTGCGGTCCAAAAcaagtatttttttttcattagcaACACTTCTTGTAGTCAAAAGAGTAACGAAAAAGCTGAGATTTAATTACATTTGAAAGTAAAAATTATCATAATACCTTTATTTGTGtataaaaattacttaaatatttGTGTACCATTaatattacaaataatttatattaattatttaaaagatatttacattttatatttcatgtatcattatatttaaatatttaaatatcatataattattttttttctattatcatatctaaaaaaaacattttaacttttaaccataattttaacaataaagaacactaaaaacaaacaaacacacTTTTTCACCACAATTTTGGAAAACACTCTTGAAAAACACTTTCAAACAACAACTGTAATAATAAAAACTTGTGGATGTTAATTTAACAATTGTACATAGTTTATTGAGTGATATTGTTGGTAGAAATTTTGAGACTTGATATGAGATGTAGTTTCTTTTTAGGGCTGTGCCCTCTCTtcaattcaaaaaaaagaaatgaaaagtaaAAGGCAACATACGAGCCTGAAATGTTCAAAACCATTGGATAAATCTTAGTTTAGGCAGAGTTAATGAAATCATACTAAAACGCGTCACTCAAACTTCTCTTGCCAGCATTTAATTCCCTTTTTAtctaaataaaaactaataagaCTACATCTTAAAAAGATACTACTGGAAAATTTAAGCACTTGTGTTTAAGCTCTCAACCAAATTGCCAGCGAAATACTGTATTCCTCTTGCCTTATAGCTCATCCTGCAAAAACACAATAATCGATCAATaaacatacatgcatacatactaTAGTAATAATATTTGATCAGAAAAGCAGAATACTTACATGTTGTACTGCATCTTCCTCAGCACTGTCTTTGCTTGAATCTGACTCACTTCCTTCACCATCATCAGTATCATCGTCGTCGTCCTCAGCCTGGAACATCATCAAGCAACACCATGAAAACCATAACAAAAGAAAACAGTGAGTGAAATCATATTCATAATTAGGCATGTATGCTTACATCGGAATCCACTGGCTCATCCTTCGATTCCTGAACATCATGTTCCATCAGTTAGAATGTAAAATACAATCAGTAACATATAAGACACTCCTTGATTAAAAACAGTACCTCttcctctttcttcttctcttcctcctcAAATGCTGCCTTCTCAGCCTGCAAAAGCCAATAAAATCACTCGCATATGAATAAAACAACTAAGAAATATgtgaatatgtacatatattataaattcaaaatacagAGATGCACTTACATCCTTCTGCTTGCCCCATGTTTCTTCAGCTAGTTTCTTGGCATACTCTACATCATCAGCAACTAAGATGTTATCAAACATTGTTCCTGATTTCACCTGACAAAACAGAAACAATGAGCCATTACCATTTTAAAATGGCATGGATTAAAAGTATTGTAGGAGTAGAGAATAAAGGGGCAAAACAATACCTGCCACAACTCAATACCAACATACTTCAAGCTGGGGAAAACATAGAGATCCGGATCATCCTTGAAATCTGTGGGTCATATGAAAACACAATAATAAATAACCTAAAACTTTGCTGTTAAAGAGTAAAAAGAAAAAGGCTTGagaggaaaggaaaagaaataaacCAGGGTTGTCAATCATTGGTGCCTTCCACTTGCCCTTGTAGTTGGGGTTCTTGATTTTCTGCAGATAGAGGAAAATTCTTTACACATttctaattcaaaaataatattaaaatgctGCTTCTAGTTGAGGATTTCACAAACCTTTGGCTTCCATGGGCCCTTGTATTCAGGATTGGGAATAGTTGAAGGTGTCCATTCACCATCTTCTTCATCATCCCAATCTTCAGGCTGGTGTAAATTATTTCAACCATTAATCTTTATTTTAAATAAGGCATGGCATTTCCCAACAAAAAGCATTCCAGAAAGAATTAAATGACTACCTTCTTAGCATCAGGATCTGGAATTTCTTTTGGAATGTCATCATAACCCTATAGTAATCAAAGACGAGATTATTTTTCCCATGCACTTTCAGGAAGTATATATAAAGTAGCATAAGAGAATGAAGGGGCAAGGTTACTACCTCAGGCTTCTTGTCTTCGGGATCAGGGATGTATTCCTTGTCATCCCAATCTTCAGGCTGTCCATGATGCAAAATACTTAAGTTGTATTCAAAATTCATATGAGAACAAAATAAGCCAAAATGACATCAATTTAGATTAGGTTTGACCAATTACGGTTACCTACCTTCTTGGCCTCAGGATCCTTTATTTTCTTAGGTGGGAGAAGATCCCAATCAGTGTACAAGCTACCAGTTTGTTTCTCAACATTGTCAACAAGGATACTGTAGGTAGCATCCGGACGGAGAATGAACGTATAAACATGAGTGAGTTGGTCAGTCTCACAAGGAACTTCCTTTTTGATCAAGTGGTTTGTCCCATTGTAGGTGAGAATAGCATGCACTTTCTTAGTGCTATAGCCGCAGATATCAGGCCCAAACATGATGCTGCAACCAACCAACACAACAAAAAAAGGGTAAATCCATAATAATTTTACCTTTTAGAGATACATATAGCTTAGGTCACAGGTGAAGAAAAAACCTGTATGGGGTTTCACCACCAAATTTTTTCTGGTCAATGTCACCGCTGAGCAACTTCATGTAGCCACCACCACAATCAAGCTTTTGCTCATGCTTGACAGAAAATTGGAAGACTAGAGTCTTATCTTTGTTGTTGACTTCTGGGAACTCAGCTGAAATAGCATAGAACCTGTAGTCTTCACTAGTTTGAATACCTATACGAAACGCAAAAGCCATCAGTAACTAACTAGAAACAAGGAGTTAAAAGACACCTTTTACGAGTATCCAGAATGTTACCTTTGTCATTAGGATCTCCATTCCATTTTCCAGAAGTGTAATTCCACTCCCCAGCCATGTTCTCATCCTTTTTCCAGTCAGATTTTACCCACCGACTTTCCCATCCCTCTTCAGTTTCATAACAAAAGAAAATTAGCCCCAAAAAGAGGAAACTGTACAATTTGAAAACAGTGAAAGGTAAAAAAGGTACAATTAAAACTGAAGTGGCTTCCTTTACATGagttctctttaatttttttaaaggaattCAGAATCATGAGAATGTAAGCAGGCATAGTACTACTATTTACAATTTCTACTTGATTACTCCCATATGTATTCTTCTAAAAAAGATAATAAGTATAAATTATTTCCTTCTCACATTATTAAAAACTAATTCTTCCTTCACTTCTGTTCTCTAAAAATAACAAACACTCTCTCAAGTATCAATgaacaataaaataatacaaacaaaCGCTAGAACACTGTTAAAATAAACTGAAACGATAGATACTGTAGCTTTCACCGCCATTTATTGTGGTAATTAAACTACATTTCTGATATTACGcttacaaaaaaaattcagaatcACAATGCCAAATAGAAAATGCAGATCTAATCgaattaattatattttcaaaCGTAATTAAgcatttgataaaagaaacaaatcaaAAACAACTGGATCGCCAATAGCTTGATCCGTTCAAAGTAGATCGAAATGAAAGCATATATCTCTACAAAAACAGATTCAAACGGCGAAAGCAAGCCGATCTAAAAGACGAGCCCGTAAAGGCTTACCATCAAAACGTTCTTCGAAGAATACTTTAGCGGAGGCGATTGCGAGGAGCGAAACAAAGATTACAGACAGGAAAATAGGGTTTCGTTTGGGAATCGCCATTAGTGAAGCTGCAGACTGGCAAACGAAAATTGACGAGTTTCCCTTTATATAGTGGTCGTTGAATTCAGTGATGGTTTACAGTTCAGTGAAAAAATGACATGGACTGTAGTAAATTATCTCATCCAATAGATGAACACCACGTTTCCATTAGATTGACGTGGCGAAGAACTATTGGGAAGGAATTGACATGACACGTAGAGGATTTTTAAGAGGTTACGTTTCAGTCATTTGGAACTGTGCTAAACGTGGCAATTATTCAGTGGCCCAGTTAGAGAGGGGTCCACTCTACAAGTTAATTTGTGCCTTTGGccaaacttaaatttcataatttaggaGTAGGATTTacgttttttatttattattatcccCTGCAAATatccattcaaatttaaatttattcaaaaatttaaaatatatgttttattattttttaattaattttaatatttttagtttgttaaataatttttaaaatttatagtttttaaaaaattaattaattactaatatgACATTCATACGtcaaatttaaatgttaaaagagatgaaaaattaaataaaaaaataaagttggaGGGCGAAATAAATTATTGTGACTTTtatattttagataaaaaaattaatttattttttgttcataaaaagtattatgattttaaaagtaaaaagattATCAGTATTAAGATGTAGATGGAGGACCATTTATTAATGATGATTGTTAGGACCATACTAAATTATTCTCTAATGCATAAACAAAAATACTGTTTTCATTTATTCTTAGTTAATAGGAGTGTTATTTTTCTCTACCAAAAAAAATAGTAAGATCAAATGTGGCGCAATGTATCAAATATGATGatgaataaaaatcatatttaagatgttaaaaaaattaaaattttagattggaGTTCTGTTTTATGGTAACCTTTTTTTAATGTGTATTAAATTGAGAGAGTGGCGACAATTGTATGATAAAAAGGTAATAAAACCAGAGAGGTAAATCCATCAAATAAGATAATTTTAGTCGGCCATGGACTCTAAATCCAAATAATCTCTAAAATGGGCTACAGCCGGCACCctttttttggggtttttttttttctaaattatattatttggctTGTATGCTTTGATTGGAAGACACTTAAAATTCATTGCATAACATTACTGGACTTTGTgatcaaattattattatgtgAGCTGAGATTGCACAAgatttgatttaaaaaacataaaagtttaATATTCCAAATgaagtattaaatttatttattgttgttagaatttagtaattaagttcgattgagttttagtttaatTGGTATAAGTATTGTTATCAATATAGAAGGATGTGAATTCGACTGCGCTGAaacgcattatcttcctatttataagTTGGGAAGGGACTATGACTTAGTTATaagtattatatcaaaaagagcagatataatcagaacctataataagattattcaACAAAACTTAGGATTATTAAAAGTAACAAACCCAAGCTTGATTTTCTTTTgcttattggtttttttttttaagtgtaAGATAATAGAATtacataaaaacatattttaaaaaacatttctTATAAGATTTGCTAATTTAATTTGGGTGTAATTccttataattatataataatatgtttgggTAATCAATGTATAAGGAAAGGATTGTATAAAATAGGGACGACGAGTCATCTGTATCCCTTTGTCAATAGTTTAATGTCATATCAGTATTTTCATtctaaatttcatat
It includes:
- the LOC107887091 gene encoding calreticulin, whose protein sequence is MAIPKRNPIFLSVIFVSLLAIASAKVFFEERFDEGWESRWVKSDWKKDENMAGEWNYTSGKWNGDPNDKGIQTSEDYRFYAISAEFPEVNNKDKTLVFQFSVKHEQKLDCGGGYMKLLSGDIDQKKFGGETPYSIMFGPDICGYSTKKVHAILTYNGTNHLIKKEVPCETDQLTHVYTFILRPDATYSILVDNVEKQTGSLYTDWDLLPPKKIKDPEAKKPEDWDDKEYIPDPEDKKPEGYDDIPKEIPDPDAKKPEDWDDEEDGEWTPSTIPNPEYKGPWKPKKIKNPNYKGKWKAPMIDNPDFKDDPDLYVFPSLKYVGIELWQVKSGTMFDNILVADDVEYAKKLAEETWGKQKDAEKAAFEEEEKKKEEEESKDEPVDSDAEDDDDDTDDGEGSESDSSKDSAEEDAVQHDEL